One genomic window of Streptomyces sp. WP-1 includes the following:
- a CDS encoding GlxA family transcriptional regulator, with the protein MDAAEESRPHRVAVLALDGLLPFELGIPHRVFGRPRDARGRPLYEVFTCSVRPPGPVETDADFAVHVPHGPEALARADTVIVPASYELGPVFEEGRLTKELAAALARIRPGTRLASICTGVYVLAAAGYLDGRPATTHWAEADHFQRLFPRIRVDADVLFIDDGDVLTSAGVAAGIDLCLHMVRRDFGTAVANDVARRMVVPPHRDGGQAQYIERPVPDPQLATTTGARAWALARLHEPIQLRDLAEQEAMSVRTFTRRFREEVGVSPGQWLSRQRVERARQLLETTDLAMDQVAQTSGFGTAQSMRQHLQQALGVTPTAYRRTFRALTESG; encoded by the coding sequence ATGGACGCCGCCGAGGAGTCCCGTCCGCACCGGGTCGCCGTCCTCGCCCTCGACGGGCTCCTCCCCTTCGAGCTGGGCATCCCGCACCGCGTCTTCGGCCGCCCCAGGGACGCCCGGGGCCGGCCGCTGTACGAGGTCTTCACCTGCTCGGTACGGCCCCCGGGCCCGGTGGAGACGGACGCCGACTTCGCGGTCCACGTGCCGCACGGCCCGGAGGCGCTGGCCCGCGCCGACACGGTGATCGTCCCGGCGTCGTACGAGCTGGGCCCGGTCTTCGAGGAGGGCCGGCTGACCAAGGAGCTGGCCGCCGCGCTCGCCCGGATCCGGCCCGGCACCCGGCTCGCCTCCATCTGCACCGGGGTGTACGTCCTCGCCGCCGCCGGATATCTCGACGGCCGCCCGGCGACCACCCACTGGGCCGAGGCGGACCACTTCCAGCGGCTGTTCCCGCGGATCCGGGTGGACGCGGACGTGCTGTTCATCGACGACGGGGACGTGCTGACCTCGGCCGGGGTGGCCGCCGGGATCGACCTGTGCCTGCACATGGTCCGCCGCGACTTCGGCACGGCCGTCGCCAACGACGTGGCCCGGCGGATGGTCGTACCCCCGCACCGCGACGGCGGCCAGGCCCAGTACATAGAGCGCCCGGTGCCCGACCCCCAGCTCGCCACCACCACCGGCGCCCGCGCCTGGGCGCTGGCCCGGCTGCACGAGCCGATCCAGCTGCGCGACCTGGCCGAGCAGGAGGCCATGTCGGTACGCACCTTCACCCGCCGCTTCCGCGAGGAGGTCGGCGTCAGCCCCGGGCAGTGGCTCAGCCGGCAACGGGTCGAGCGGGCCCGGCAGTTGCTGGAGACCACCGACCTCGCCATGGACCAGGTGGCGCAGACGTCGGGGTTCGGCACGGCGCAGTCGATGCGGCAGCACCTGCAGCAGGCGCTGGGGGTGACGCCGACGGCCTACCGGCGGACCTTCCGGGCGCTCACCGAATCCGGGTGA
- a CDS encoding SDR family NAD(P)-dependent oxidoreductase yields the protein MGNFLAGRVIAVTGAGRGIGRAVALAAAGEGARVVVNDYGVATDGTAPSSEVAAAVVKEIEAAGGEAVAVADDISTMAGGQRVVDTAVGAFGRLDGVVCVAGILRERMLFNMTEQEWDPVVATHLKGTFTVFRAAAAVMRRQRSGTLIGFTSGNHQGSVSQANYSAAKGGIISLVRSAALGLHKYGVTANAVAPVARTRMSADVPMELAGMGSAEDVAALVVYLLSDRAAREGITGQVYSVAGAKIAVWAQPRELRSAYAEGGSWTPERIAEFLPGAVGVDPMPMLSRLSEMEEAARSGARPNAQ from the coding sequence ATGGGGAACTTCTTGGCAGGCAGGGTCATCGCCGTCACGGGCGCGGGGCGGGGCATCGGACGGGCGGTCGCGCTGGCGGCGGCGGGCGAGGGGGCGCGGGTCGTCGTCAACGACTACGGCGTCGCGACGGACGGCACCGCGCCGAGCAGCGAGGTCGCCGCCGCCGTCGTGAAAGAGATCGAGGCGGCGGGCGGGGAGGCGGTCGCGGTCGCCGACGACATCTCCACGATGGCGGGCGGACAGCGGGTCGTGGACACGGCGGTGGGCGCGTTCGGACGGCTCGACGGGGTGGTGTGCGTCGCCGGGATCCTGCGCGAGCGGATGCTGTTCAACATGACCGAGCAGGAGTGGGACCCGGTCGTCGCCACCCATCTCAAGGGCACGTTCACCGTCTTCCGGGCGGCAGCGGCGGTGATGCGGCGGCAGCGGTCCGGGACGCTGATCGGGTTCACCAGCGGGAACCATCAGGGCTCCGTGTCCCAGGCGAACTACAGCGCGGCCAAGGGCGGGATCATCTCGCTGGTGCGCAGCGCGGCGCTGGGGCTGCACAAGTACGGGGTGACGGCGAACGCGGTGGCGCCGGTGGCGCGGACGCGGATGTCGGCGGACGTGCCCATGGAGCTGGCCGGGATGGGGTCGGCGGAGGATGTGGCGGCGCTGGTGGTGTACCTGCTCTCGGACCGGGCGGCGCGGGAGGGGATCACCGGGCAGGTGTACTCGGTGGCGGGGGCGAAGATCGCGGTGTGGGCCCAGCCGCGTGAGCTGCGCTCGGCGTATGCCGAGGGTGGGTCGTGGACGCCGGAGCGGATAGCGGAGTTCTTGCCGGGGGCGGTGGGGGTGGATCCGATGCCGATGCTGTCCCGGCTTTCGGAGATGGAGGAGGCGGCGCGGTCGGGGGCTCGGCCGAACGCCCAGTAG
- a CDS encoding enoyl-CoA hydratase/isomerase family protein — translation MTGVGHEVRDHVSHLTLNRPETLNALTPALRDRLVGLLTEASADPSVRAVVLTGTGRGFCAGADLRPGTDSPAPRIPGDVARTLRTGAQRLIAAVLDCEKPVIAAVNGTAAGLGAHLALACDLVLAAESARFIEVFVRRGLVPDAGGAYLLPRLTGLQRAKELMFFGDALSAPEAERLGLVNRVLPDGELAKTARDWAARLATGPTRALALTKHLLNASLDSDRASAFAAEAWAQEINLTTEDAGEGLRAFTERRGPAFQGR, via the coding sequence ATGACCGGGGTCGGGCACGAGGTGCGCGACCACGTCTCCCACCTCACCCTGAACCGCCCCGAGACCCTGAACGCCCTCACCCCCGCGCTGCGCGACCGCCTCGTCGGCCTGCTGACCGAGGCGTCCGCCGACCCGTCCGTGCGCGCGGTGGTCCTCACCGGGACCGGCCGGGGCTTCTGCGCGGGCGCCGACCTGCGCCCCGGGACGGACTCCCCCGCGCCCCGGATCCCCGGCGATGTCGCCCGCACCCTGCGCACCGGCGCCCAGCGCCTGATCGCCGCCGTCCTCGACTGCGAGAAGCCGGTGATCGCGGCGGTGAACGGCACGGCGGCGGGTCTCGGCGCGCATCTCGCCCTCGCCTGCGATCTGGTCCTGGCCGCCGAGTCGGCCCGCTTCATCGAGGTCTTCGTACGGCGCGGACTCGTACCGGACGCGGGCGGCGCCTACCTCCTGCCCCGGCTGACCGGCCTCCAGCGGGCGAAGGAGCTGATGTTCTTCGGCGACGCGCTGTCCGCGCCGGAGGCGGAGCGGCTGGGCCTCGTCAACCGGGTGCTCCCGGACGGGGAGCTGGCGAAGACGGCCCGTGACTGGGCCGCCCGTCTCGCCACCGGCCCGACCCGCGCCCTCGCCCTCACCAAGCACCTTCTCAACGCCTCCCTCGACAGCGACCGCGCGTCCGCCTTCGCGGCGGAGGCGTGGGCGCAGGAGATCAACCTGACGACGGAGGACGCCGGGGAGGGACTGCGGGCGTTCACGGAGCGAAGGGGACCCGCGTTCCAGGGACGCTGA
- a CDS encoding cyclase family protein → MTLPQEFHEIAGRVNNWGRWGAADEIGTLNLITDEVVRGAVAEVRTGRRIPLALPLTHDGVQTGVIPGRVDPLHAMTQLNQELFGPGTVACSDDVVTLGLQAGTHWDALPHVSHGGLLYNGRPAATVTAHGGAEFSGIDTARPVVSRGVLLDVAAALGVERLAGGHAVTPEDLERAEEFGGVRVRAGDIVLVRTGQVRVYLGGDRHGYGHPSPGLSVRTPEWFHARDVAAVANDTLTFEIFPPEIDNLWLPVHALHLVEMGMLQGQNWNLEKLSTACGECGRYAFLLSAMPEPFVGATGSPVAPVAVL, encoded by the coding sequence ATGACACTGCCGCAGGAGTTCCACGAGATCGCCGGGCGGGTGAACAACTGGGGGCGCTGGGGCGCGGCGGACGAGATCGGCACGCTCAACCTGATCACCGACGAGGTGGTGCGGGGCGCCGTCGCGGAGGTGCGCACGGGCCGTCGTATCCCGCTCGCGCTGCCCCTCACCCACGACGGGGTGCAGACGGGCGTGATCCCGGGCCGGGTCGATCCGCTGCACGCGATGACGCAGCTCAACCAGGAGTTGTTCGGGCCCGGCACGGTGGCGTGCAGCGACGATGTGGTGACCCTGGGCCTCCAGGCGGGCACGCACTGGGACGCGCTGCCGCATGTCTCGCACGGCGGGCTGCTCTACAACGGCCGCCCGGCGGCCACGGTGACCGCGCACGGCGGCGCCGAGTTCTCCGGGATCGACACGGCGCGGCCGGTCGTCTCGCGCGGGGTGCTGCTGGACGTGGCGGCGGCGCTGGGCGTGGAGCGGCTGGCCGGGGGACACGCGGTCACACCGGAGGATCTGGAGCGGGCGGAGGAGTTCGGCGGGGTGCGGGTGCGGGCCGGCGACATCGTGCTGGTGCGCACCGGCCAGGTGCGGGTGTATCTCGGCGGGGACCGGCACGGGTACGGCCACCCGTCCCCCGGGCTCTCGGTCCGTACGCCGGAGTGGTTCCACGCCCGCGATGTCGCCGCCGTCGCCAACGACACGCTCACATTTGAGATCTTTCCGCCCGAGATCGACAATCTATGGCTGCCGGTGCATGCGCTGCACCTGGTGGAGATGGGGATGCTCCAGGGCCAGAACTGGAACCTGGAGAAGTTGTCCACAGCCTGTGGAGAATGCGGGCGGTACGCGTTCCTGCTGTCGGCGATGCCCGAACCGTTCGTCGGCGCGACGGGTTCGCCGGTGGCACCGGTGGCGGTCCTCTGA
- a CDS encoding flavin reductase family protein yields the protein MGHAGAAAAAVRYLGLNPVEPLPRPELRCVREDERAPVDRGEFRRVLGTFASGVTVITAPAAEGESGPAGFACQSFSSLSLDPPLVCFMVVRTSTTWPRIARAGVFCVNILGADQAGLCRAFAVRGADKFAGVPHTPAPRTGSPRLLGAAAWIDCTVHAVHPGGDHLIVTGRVDALGATDDPPAPLLFHRGRFGRLAD from the coding sequence ATGGGACACGCAGGAGCCGCCGCCGCAGCCGTCCGCTACCTGGGCCTGAACCCGGTGGAACCGCTGCCGCGCCCGGAGCTGCGCTGTGTGCGGGAGGACGAGCGGGCGCCGGTGGACCGGGGCGAGTTCCGCCGCGTCCTCGGCACCTTCGCGAGCGGGGTCACGGTGATCACGGCACCGGCCGCCGAGGGCGAGAGCGGCCCGGCCGGATTCGCCTGCCAGTCCTTCTCCTCGCTCTCCCTCGACCCGCCCCTGGTCTGCTTCATGGTGGTGCGTACGTCCACCACCTGGCCCCGCATCGCCCGCGCCGGCGTCTTCTGCGTCAACATCCTCGGCGCCGACCAGGCCGGGCTGTGCCGGGCCTTCGCGGTGCGCGGCGCCGACAAGTTCGCGGGCGTCCCGCACACCCCCGCACCCCGTACGGGTTCCCCCAGGCTCCTGGGCGCCGCCGCCTGGATCGACTGCACCGTCCACGCGGTCCACCCCGGCGGCGACCACCTGATCGTGACCGGCCGCGTCGACGCCCTCGGCGCCACCGACGACCCCCCGGCCCCCCTCCTCTTCCACCGCGGCCGGTTCGGCCGGCTCGCCGACTAG
- a CDS encoding alcohol dehydrogenase catalytic domain-containing protein: MRGVVFDGRRVRVVDDLAVRAPGPGEVLVAIAAAGLCHSDLSVVDGTIPFPVPVVLGHEGAGVVAAVGAGVTHVVPGDHVALSTLANCGTCPECDRGRPTMCRAATGRPERPFTLAGAEPVHQFAANSAFAERTVVKAVQAVRVPADIPLESAALIGCGVLTGVGAVLNRARVRCGDSVVVIGTGGIGLNVLQGARLAGASRIVAVDANPAKAGMAREFGATDFLTSADAVRELLPTGADHVFECVGRVELIRQAVGLLDRHGQAILLGVPPAAAEASFRVSALYLDKSILGCRYGSARPQRDIALYADLYRRGRLLLDELVSAVYPVEDFEKARADAEAGRVARAVLTF; the protein is encoded by the coding sequence ATGCGGGGTGTGGTGTTCGACGGCCGGCGGGTACGGGTGGTGGACGATCTGGCGGTGCGCGCGCCGGGTCCTGGCGAGGTGCTGGTCGCGATCGCGGCGGCGGGGCTGTGCCACAGCGATCTGTCGGTGGTGGACGGCACCATCCCGTTCCCGGTCCCGGTGGTGCTCGGGCACGAGGGCGCCGGAGTGGTGGCGGCGGTCGGCGCGGGCGTCACCCATGTCGTGCCCGGCGACCATGTGGCCCTGTCCACGCTCGCCAACTGCGGCACCTGCCCGGAGTGCGACCGGGGCCGCCCGACCATGTGCCGGGCGGCGACCGGGCGCCCGGAGCGGCCCTTCACCCTGGCGGGGGCGGAGCCCGTCCACCAGTTCGCCGCCAACTCCGCCTTCGCGGAACGCACCGTCGTCAAGGCCGTCCAGGCGGTCCGCGTCCCCGCTGACATCCCCCTGGAGTCCGCCGCGCTGATCGGCTGCGGGGTGCTCACCGGGGTGGGCGCCGTACTGAACCGGGCCCGGGTGCGGTGCGGGGACAGCGTCGTCGTCATCGGCACCGGCGGCATCGGCCTGAACGTGCTCCAGGGGGCGCGGCTCGCGGGCGCCTCCCGGATCGTGGCCGTGGACGCCAACCCGGCGAAGGCGGGGATGGCCCGGGAGTTCGGCGCGACCGACTTCCTCACCTCGGCGGACGCGGTGCGGGAGCTGCTGCCGACGGGGGCCGACCATGTCTTCGAGTGCGTCGGCCGGGTGGAGCTGATCCGGCAGGCCGTCGGCCTCCTCGACCGGCACGGCCAGGCGATCCTCCTCGGCGTGCCCCCGGCCGCCGCCGAGGCGTCCTTCCGCGTCTCCGCCCTCTACCTGGACAAGTCGATCCTGGGCTGCCGCTACGGCTCCGCCCGCCCCCAGCGCGACATCGCCCTGTACGCCGACCTGTACCGCCGAGGGCGCCTGCTGCTCGACGAGTTGGTGTCGGCGGTGTACCCGGTGGAGGACTTCGAGAAGGCGCGGGCGGACGCGGAGGCGGGGCGGGTGGCGCGGGCCGTGCTCACGTTCTGA
- a CDS encoding acetate--CoA ligase family protein, whose translation MLGSTHGTLTTDSRRARIIACGERRTGPAVHGRVDDLDVGGRPLHADVPDLSRFFRPRSVAVIGASDTEGRPNTGMTRQLLAWAGRVGARVHPVHPTRPAVFGLPCVPCVAALPEQVDLAVLLIADPLPVIGELAEAKVTFAVAFASGFAETGEAGAAAQRRLTEAVRRSGLRLLGPNTNLNAFERFRDDLTGPAIALITQSGHQGRPVFALQDLGIRLSHWAPTGNEADLESADFLSWFAEQPEVGAIAAYLEGLKDGRAFLLAADRAARRGVPVVAVKVGRTEAGARTAASHTGKLTGADDVVDAAMRQYGVIRVDALDELQDTAALLARARPPLAEGVAVCSISGGTGAHVADLAAAAGLHLPVLSAAKQAELHQWIPEYLGVANPVDNGGHPVGDARGRKIIDALLADPSIGVLVCPVTGPFPPLSDRLVRDLVDAAEETDKLVCVVWGSPVGTEPAYRDVLLGSSRVATFRTVGNCLRAVRAWLGHHRFTASYRSPFDEAPRTPSPSFRKAAALMSPGRQLSEHAAKQLLRAYGIRVPREQLVTSAAAAVRAAAQIGYPVVMKASGDRLAHKTELGLVKIGLTSASQVRDAYRGLNDIARYEGVPLDGVLVCQMVERGVEMVVGVTHDELFGPTVTAGLGGVLVEVLRDTAVRVPPFGEDQAHALLGDLRGRALLDGVRGRPPADVDALVEVILRVQRMALELGDHLAELDVNPLMVLPRGQGAVALDALVVCR comes from the coding sequence ATGCTTGGATCAACCCACGGGACACTCACCACCGACTCCCGCCGCGCCCGGATCATCGCCTGCGGCGAGCGGCGGACCGGACCCGCCGTGCACGGCCGGGTGGACGATCTCGACGTCGGCGGGCGCCCGCTGCACGCGGACGTGCCGGACCTGAGCCGCTTCTTCCGCCCGCGGTCCGTCGCCGTGATCGGCGCCTCGGACACGGAGGGCCGCCCCAACACCGGCATGACCCGGCAACTGCTGGCCTGGGCCGGGCGGGTCGGCGCCCGGGTGCACCCCGTGCACCCGACCCGCCCGGCCGTCTTCGGCCTCCCCTGCGTCCCCTGTGTCGCCGCGCTGCCCGAACAGGTCGATCTCGCCGTCCTGTTGATCGCCGACCCGCTCCCGGTGATCGGGGAACTCGCCGAGGCCAAGGTGACGTTCGCCGTCGCCTTCGCGTCCGGCTTCGCGGAGACCGGCGAGGCGGGCGCCGCGGCCCAGCGGCGGCTCACGGAGGCCGTACGCCGCTCCGGGCTGCGGCTGCTCGGCCCCAACACCAACCTGAACGCCTTCGAGCGCTTCCGCGACGACCTCACCGGACCGGCGATCGCCCTGATCACCCAGTCCGGTCACCAGGGCCGCCCGGTCTTCGCCCTCCAGGACCTGGGCATCCGCCTGTCCCACTGGGCCCCGACCGGCAACGAGGCCGATCTGGAGAGCGCCGACTTCCTCTCCTGGTTCGCCGAGCAGCCCGAGGTCGGCGCCATCGCCGCGTACCTGGAGGGCCTCAAGGACGGCCGCGCCTTCCTGCTGGCCGCCGACCGCGCCGCCCGCCGGGGCGTGCCGGTGGTCGCGGTGAAGGTGGGCCGCACCGAGGCCGGCGCCCGCACGGCCGCCTCGCACACCGGCAAGCTCACCGGCGCCGACGACGTGGTGGACGCGGCGATGCGCCAGTACGGCGTGATCCGCGTCGACGCCCTGGACGAACTCCAGGACACCGCCGCCCTGTTGGCGCGGGCCAGGCCCCCGCTCGCCGAGGGTGTCGCCGTCTGCTCCATCTCGGGCGGCACCGGCGCCCATGTGGCCGACCTCGCCGCAGCGGCCGGGCTGCACCTGCCGGTCCTCTCCGCGGCGAAGCAGGCCGAGCTGCACCAGTGGATACCGGAGTACCTCGGCGTCGCCAACCCCGTGGACAACGGCGGCCACCCGGTCGGCGACGCGCGCGGCCGGAAGATCATCGACGCGCTGCTCGCCGACCCCTCGATCGGCGTCCTGGTCTGCCCGGTCACCGGCCCCTTCCCGCCGCTCAGCGACAGGCTGGTGCGCGATCTGGTGGACGCGGCGGAGGAGACGGACAAGCTGGTCTGCGTGGTCTGGGGGTCACCGGTGGGCACCGAGCCGGCGTACCGGGACGTCCTGCTCGGCTCCTCCCGGGTCGCCACCTTCCGTACCGTCGGCAACTGCCTGCGGGCGGTGCGCGCCTGGCTCGGCCACCACCGCTTCACCGCCTCCTACCGCTCCCCCTTCGACGAGGCCCCGCGCACCCCCTCCCCCTCCTTCCGCAAGGCGGCGGCGCTGATGAGCCCCGGGCGGCAGCTCAGCGAGCACGCGGCCAAGCAGCTGCTGCGCGCCTACGGCATCCGGGTGCCGCGCGAACAGCTGGTGACCAGCGCCGCGGCGGCCGTGCGCGCGGCGGCCCAGATCGGCTACCCGGTGGTGATGAAGGCCTCCGGCGACCGGCTCGCCCACAAGACCGAGCTGGGCCTGGTGAAGATCGGCCTCACCTCGGCCAGCCAAGTACGCGACGCATACCGCGGGTTGAACGACATCGCGCGCTACGAGGGCGTCCCGCTGGACGGCGTCCTGGTCTGCCAGATGGTCGAGCGGGGCGTGGAGATGGTCGTCGGGGTCACCCATGACGAGCTGTTCGGGCCGACCGTGACCGCCGGGCTCGGGGGCGTCCTGGTCGAGGTGCTGCGCGACACCGCCGTACGCGTGCCGCCGTTCGGTGAGGACCAGGCCCATGCCCTGCTCGGGGACCTGCGCGGCCGGGCCCTCCTGGACGGGGTCCGGGGACGGCCGCCCGCCGATGTGGACGCCCTGGTGGAGGTGATCCTGCGGGTCCAGCGGATGGCCCTCGAACTGGGCGATCACCTCGCCGAGTTGGACGTCAACCCGCTGATGGTGCTGCCCCGGGGGCAGGGCGCGGTGGCGCTGGACGCGCTGGTGGTGTGCCGATGA
- a CDS encoding TetR-like C-terminal domain-containing protein, producing the protein MTTSEAHDPRQDSLDAAVSRLKAEAGGRLAARHRADLDPAELARAAGVDPALIEERFPDRDALLTDLVLAAYNAMGDSAERAAAEAQKAGAELLSRWVACCEGVRTWALAHPEEYVLIWGRPVPGYDAPPETMAAGARTVLVLLGLVREALAAGELAVDHVPAPELSEGMARTIEPLAQGMLSGLPTPVITRMLIVWTQLHGMVGFEVNGHIAGVAADPAAFFTHAATAMGQYIGLPH; encoded by the coding sequence ATGACGACTTCCGAAGCCCATGACCCCCGCCAGGACAGCCTCGACGCGGCCGTCTCCCGGCTGAAGGCCGAGGCGGGCGGACGCCTCGCGGCCCGGCACCGCGCCGACCTGGACCCGGCCGAGCTGGCCCGCGCGGCCGGCGTCGACCCGGCCCTGATCGAGGAGCGGTTCCCGGACCGGGACGCCCTGCTGACCGACCTGGTGCTGGCCGCCTACAACGCGATGGGCGACAGCGCGGAGCGGGCCGCGGCCGAGGCGCAGAAGGCCGGGGCCGAGCTGCTGAGCCGCTGGGTCGCGTGCTGCGAGGGCGTCCGCACATGGGCGCTCGCCCACCCCGAGGAGTACGTGCTGATCTGGGGCCGCCCGGTGCCCGGTTACGACGCCCCACCGGAGACGATGGCCGCGGGCGCCCGCACGGTCCTGGTCCTGCTCGGCCTGGTCCGCGAGGCGTTGGCGGCCGGCGAACTCGCCGTGGACCATGTGCCCGCGCCCGAGCTGTCCGAGGGCATGGCCCGCACGATCGAGCCGCTGGCCCAGGGCATGCTGAGCGGCCTGCCCACCCCGGTCATCACCCGCATGCTGATCGTCTGGACCCAGCTGCACGGCATGGTCGGCTTCGAGGTCAACGGCCATATCGCGGGCGTCGCCGCCGACCCGGCCGCCTTCTTCACCCACGCGGCCACCGCCATGGGCCAGTACATCGGCCTGCCCCACTGA
- a CDS encoding MFS transporter, with amino-acid sequence MTQTNPAAVPAEAAPPGPRPARARLHRAWFVAAVTFVTITGAAAFRSLPGLLIDPLHQEFGWSHGTIGAAVSLNLALYGVTAPFAAALMDRFGIRRVVAAALTVIAAGSGLTVWMTAAWQLWLCWGLLVGLGTGSMALAFAATVTNRWFTARRGLVTGILTAASASGQLVFLPLLSWMVEHHGWRPAAVTVALAALAVVPFVWLLLHDHPADVGQNPYGSGEFIPKPPPATGAARRTLKVLSTAVRTGTFWLLAGTFAICGASTNGLIQTHFVPAEHDHGMPVTTAASLLAVIGVFDVVGTIASGWFTDRFEPRRLLAVYYALRGLSLVFLPMLLAPSVHPPMLFFIVFYGLDWVATVPPTLALCREQFGEDSAIVFGWVLASHQIGAALVAYLGGLARDVFGSYDLVWYASGTLCAAAALMSLVIRRVRPPEPVLAMG; translated from the coding sequence GTGACTCAGACAAACCCCGCCGCCGTCCCCGCCGAGGCCGCCCCGCCCGGTCCGCGCCCGGCGCGCGCCCGCCTGCACCGCGCCTGGTTCGTCGCGGCCGTCACCTTCGTCACGATCACCGGCGCGGCGGCCTTCCGCTCCCTGCCCGGTCTGCTGATCGACCCGCTGCACCAGGAGTTCGGCTGGTCGCACGGCACGATCGGCGCGGCCGTCTCCCTCAATCTCGCGCTCTACGGGGTGACCGCGCCGTTCGCCGCCGCGCTGATGGACCGCTTCGGCATCCGGCGGGTGGTCGCAGCGGCGCTGACCGTGATCGCGGCCGGCTCCGGGCTGACCGTGTGGATGACGGCGGCGTGGCAGCTGTGGCTGTGCTGGGGGCTGCTCGTCGGGCTCGGCACGGGCTCGATGGCGCTGGCCTTCGCGGCGACGGTCACCAACCGCTGGTTCACGGCGCGCCGGGGCCTGGTCACCGGGATCCTGACCGCCGCGTCCGCCTCCGGGCAGCTGGTCTTCCTGCCGCTGCTGTCCTGGATGGTCGAGCACCACGGCTGGCGGCCCGCCGCCGTGACCGTCGCCCTCGCCGCCCTGGCGGTGGTGCCCTTCGTCTGGCTGCTGCTGCACGACCACCCGGCGGACGTCGGGCAGAACCCCTACGGGTCCGGGGAGTTCATACCGAAGCCGCCCCCGGCGACGGGCGCCGCCCGGCGCACCCTCAAGGTCCTGTCGACCGCCGTGCGCACCGGCACGTTCTGGCTCCTCGCCGGTACCTTCGCGATCTGCGGCGCCTCCACCAACGGCCTGATCCAGACCCACTTCGTGCCCGCCGAGCACGACCACGGCATGCCGGTGACCACGGCGGCCTCGCTGCTCGCGGTGATCGGGGTGTTCGACGTCGTCGGCACCATCGCCTCCGGCTGGTTCACCGACCGCTTCGAGCCCCGCCGCCTGCTGGCCGTCTACTACGCCCTGCGCGGTCTGTCGCTGGTCTTCCTGCCGATGCTGCTGGCCCCCTCGGTCCACCCGCCGATGCTGTTCTTCATCGTCTTCTACGGCCTCGACTGGGTGGCCACCGTCCCGCCCACCCTCGCCCTGTGCCGCGAGCAGTTCGGCGAGGACAGCGCGATCGTCTTCGGCTGGGTGCTGGCCTCCCACCAGATCGGCGCCGCGCTCGTGGCCTACCTCGGCGGGCTCGCCCGTGATGTCTTCGGCTCCTACGACCTCGTCTGGTACGCCTCGGGCACGCTGTGCGCGGCGGCGGCGCTGATGTCCCTGGTGATCCGCAGGGTCCGCCCGCCCGAGCCGGTCCTCGCCATGGGCTGA
- a CDS encoding acyl-CoA dehydrogenase family protein: protein MDFGFSDEDEGFRGEVRAWLAAHAGQEVDRRDWERVLGKDGWIGLGWAEAGFGNRTGSLTEQVVWAEEYARSGAPARAGHIGEKLFAPTLIRYGTEEQKRRFLPAVAAGAELWCQGYSEPGAGSDLAAVRTRAVREGGRHRVTGQKIWTSLAHEADWCFVLARTEEGSRRHHGLSFLLVPMDQPGRIEVRPIRQLTGTSDFNEVFFDGARAEHVVGAEGDGWRVAMSLLGFERGVSTLAQQIGFGEELRRVVETAVRGGAVRDPLLRDRLVRQWAELRTMRWHALRTLGGADEPAAPSVAKLLWADWHQRLGELAVQVRGAEAGVGPREWSAEEPYRIDADQQLFLFSRADTIYGGSDQIQRTIIAERALGLPREPKGVR, encoded by the coding sequence ATGGATTTCGGGTTCAGCGACGAGGACGAAGGCTTTCGAGGCGAGGTGAGGGCGTGGCTCGCGGCTCACGCCGGTCAGGAGGTCGACCGGAGGGATTGGGAACGGGTCCTCGGTAAGGACGGTTGGATCGGGCTGGGTTGGGCGGAGGCCGGGTTCGGGAACCGGACCGGGTCGCTCACCGAGCAGGTCGTCTGGGCCGAGGAGTACGCCCGTTCCGGGGCGCCGGCCAGGGCGGGGCACATCGGGGAGAAGCTGTTCGCGCCGACGCTGATCAGGTACGGGACCGAGGAGCAGAAGCGGCGCTTTTTGCCGGCCGTCGCCGCCGGTGCGGAACTCTGGTGCCAGGGGTACAGCGAACCGGGTGCCGGGTCCGATCTCGCGGCCGTGCGGACCAGGGCCGTACGCGAGGGCGGGCGGCACCGGGTCACCGGGCAGAAGATCTGGACCTCCCTCGCCCACGAGGCCGACTGGTGCTTCGTGCTGGCGCGGACCGAGGAGGGGTCGCGGCGGCACCACGGGCTCAGCTTCCTGCTCGTACCGATGGACCAGCCGGGCCGTATCGAGGTACGGCCGATCCGGCAGCTGACCGGGACCAGCGATTTCAACGAGGTCTTCTTCGACGGCGCGAGGGCGGAACACGTCGTCGGCGCGGAGGGCGACGGGTGGCGCGTGGCGATGAGCCTGCTCGGCTTCGAGCGGGGCGTGTCCACGCTGGCGCAGCAGATCGGGTTCGGGGAGGAGTTGCGGAGGGTCGTGGAGACGGCCGTACGCGGCGGGGCCGTGCGTGACCCGCTCCTGCGGGACCGGCTCGTGCGGCAGTGGGCCGAGCTGCGCACCATGCGCTGGCACGCCCTGCGCACCCTGGGCGGCGCGGACGAGCCCGCCGCGCCCAGCGTCGCCAAGCTGCTGTGGGCCGACTGGCATCAGAGGCTCGGCGAGCTGGCCGTACAGGTGCGGGGCGCGGAGGCGGGGGTGGGGCCCCGGGAGTGGTCGGCCGAGGAGCCGTACCGGATCGACGCGGACCAGCAGTTGTTCCTCTTCTCCCGGGCCGACACCATCTACGGCGGCTCGGACCAGATCCAGCGCACGATCATCGCCGAGCGCGCGCTCGGTCTGCCCAGGGAGCCGAAGGGGGTCCGGTGA